From the genome of Castor canadensis chromosome 4, mCasCan1.hap1v2, whole genome shotgun sequence, one region includes:
- the Nabp1 gene encoding SOSS complex subunit B2 isoform X1, protein MNGVSDPPLFIKDIKAGLKNLNVVFIVLEIGRVTKTKDGHEVRSCKVADKTGSITISVWDEIGSLIQTGDIIRLTRGYASMWKGCLTLYTGRGGELQKIGEFCMVYSEVPNFSEPNPDYRGQQNKGAHNDQKNSNMSTGTFEPVGNGVQTGPESRGYQLSYAGRNNGRGPINPQLPGAANNQAVMTTMSNGRDPRRAFKR, encoded by the exons ATGAATGGGGTCAGCGACCCACCTCTTTTTATAAAAGATATTAAGGCCGGACTGAAAAACTTAAATGTCGTCTTTATTGTCCTGGAGATAG GACGCGTGACCAAAACCAAAGACGGCCATGAAGTGAGATCGTGCAAAGTAGCAGATAAAACCGGCAGCATCACTATTTCCGTGTGGGATGAGATCGGAAGTCTTATACAGACGGGGGATATTATTCGGTTGACCAGAGG GTATGCATCCATGTGGAAAGGATGCCTGACACTTTATACTGGAAGGGGTGGTGAACTTCAAAAAATTGGGGA attttGTATGGTTTATTCAGAAGTGCCAAATTTCAGTGAGCCCAACCCAGATTATCGAGGACAGCAGAACAAAGGG GCACACAATGATCAGAAAAATAGTAACATGAGTACAGGTACATTTGAACCAGTgg gAAATGGTGTTCAGACTGGCCCGGAATCAAGGGGATACCAACTTTCATATGCTGGTAGAAACAATGGCCGGGGACCTATCAATCCACAGCTTCCAGGAGCAGCTAATAATCAAGCAGTCATGACCACAATGAGTAATGGCAGAGACCCTCGGAGAGCCTTTAAAAGATGA
- the Nabp1 gene encoding SOSS complex subunit B2 isoform X3: MNGVSDPPLFIKDIKAGLKNLNVVFIVLEIGRVTKTKDGHEVRSCKVADKTGSITISVWDEIGSLIQTGDIIRLTRGYASMWKGCLTLYTGRGGELQKIGEFCMVYSEVPNFSEPNPDYRGQQNKGAHNDQKNSNMSTGNGVQTGPESRGYQLSYAGRNNGRGPINPQLPGAANNQAVMTTMSNGRDPRRAFKR, encoded by the exons ATGAATGGGGTCAGCGACCCACCTCTTTTTATAAAAGATATTAAGGCCGGACTGAAAAACTTAAATGTCGTCTTTATTGTCCTGGAGATAG GACGCGTGACCAAAACCAAAGACGGCCATGAAGTGAGATCGTGCAAAGTAGCAGATAAAACCGGCAGCATCACTATTTCCGTGTGGGATGAGATCGGAAGTCTTATACAGACGGGGGATATTATTCGGTTGACCAGAGG GTATGCATCCATGTGGAAAGGATGCCTGACACTTTATACTGGAAGGGGTGGTGAACTTCAAAAAATTGGGGA attttGTATGGTTTATTCAGAAGTGCCAAATTTCAGTGAGCCCAACCCAGATTATCGAGGACAGCAGAACAAAGGG GCACACAATGATCAGAAAAATAGTAACATGAGTACAG gAAATGGTGTTCAGACTGGCCCGGAATCAAGGGGATACCAACTTTCATATGCTGGTAGAAACAATGGCCGGGGACCTATCAATCCACAGCTTCCAGGAGCAGCTAATAATCAAGCAGTCATGACCACAATGAGTAATGGCAGAGACCCTCGGAGAGCCTTTAAAAGATGA
- the Nabp1 gene encoding SOSS complex subunit B2 isoform X4: protein MENGRVTKTKDGHEVRSCKVADKTGSITISVWDEIGSLIQTGDIIRLTRGYASMWKGCLTLYTGRGGELQKIGEFCMVYSEVPNFSEPNPDYRGQQNKGAHNDQKNSNMSTGTFEPVGNGVQTGPESRGYQLSYAGRNNGRGPINPQLPGAANNQAVMTTMSNGRDPRRAFKR, encoded by the exons GACGCGTGACCAAAACCAAAGACGGCCATGAAGTGAGATCGTGCAAAGTAGCAGATAAAACCGGCAGCATCACTATTTCCGTGTGGGATGAGATCGGAAGTCTTATACAGACGGGGGATATTATTCGGTTGACCAGAGG GTATGCATCCATGTGGAAAGGATGCCTGACACTTTATACTGGAAGGGGTGGTGAACTTCAAAAAATTGGGGA attttGTATGGTTTATTCAGAAGTGCCAAATTTCAGTGAGCCCAACCCAGATTATCGAGGACAGCAGAACAAAGGG GCACACAATGATCAGAAAAATAGTAACATGAGTACAGGTACATTTGAACCAGTgg gAAATGGTGTTCAGACTGGCCCGGAATCAAGGGGATACCAACTTTCATATGCTGGTAGAAACAATGGCCGGGGACCTATCAATCCACAGCTTCCAGGAGCAGCTAATAATCAAGCAGTCATGACCACAATGAGTAATGGCAGAGACCCTCGGAGAGCCTTTAAAAGATGA
- the Nabp1 gene encoding SOSS complex subunit B2 isoform X5, translating into MWKGCLTLYTGRGGELQKIGEFCMVYSEVPNFSEPNPDYRGQQNKGAHNDQKNSNMSTGTFEPVGNGVQTGPESRGYQLSYAGRNNGRGPINPQLPGAANNQAVMTTMSNGRDPRRAFKR; encoded by the exons ATGTGGAAAGGATGCCTGACACTTTATACTGGAAGGGGTGGTGAACTTCAAAAAATTGGGGA attttGTATGGTTTATTCAGAAGTGCCAAATTTCAGTGAGCCCAACCCAGATTATCGAGGACAGCAGAACAAAGGG GCACACAATGATCAGAAAAATAGTAACATGAGTACAGGTACATTTGAACCAGTgg gAAATGGTGTTCAGACTGGCCCGGAATCAAGGGGATACCAACTTTCATATGCTGGTAGAAACAATGGCCGGGGACCTATCAATCCACAGCTTCCAGGAGCAGCTAATAATCAAGCAGTCATGACCACAATGAGTAATGGCAGAGACCCTCGGAGAGCCTTTAAAAGATGA